A genome region from Setaria italica strain Yugu1 chromosome III, Setaria_italica_v2.0, whole genome shotgun sequence includes the following:
- the LOC111256762 gene encoding putative cyclin-dependent kinase F-2 yields the protein MAELLAGAPLFPGRSEMDQLNRVFDTLGMQDMASWPGFARLPRAGSGLCHRARPPSRLREMFPALSAAGFDVLSGLLSCRPDRRLAAADALRCPWFADAPAAAPEAMPADQLRASCAAAMAASVPGVAEAIIA from the coding sequence ATGGCCGAGCTCCTCGCCGGTGCGCCGCTCTTCCCGGGTCGGTCGGAGATGGACCAGCTCAACAGGGTGTTCGATACGCTGGGGATGCAGGACATGGCGTCGTGGCCGGGCTTCGCGCGGCTGCCGCGCGCCGGGTCGGGGCTCTGCCACCGCGCCCGGCCGCCCAGCCGGCTACGGGAGATGTTCCCGGCGCTGTCAGCCGCCGGCTTCGACGTCCTGAGCGGGCTCCTGTCCTGCAGGCCGGACAggcggctcgccgccgcggacgccCTCCGGTGCCCGTGGTTCGCGGACGCACCCGCGGCGGCGCCTGAGGCCATGCCAGCTGATCAGCTGCGagcctcctgcgccgccgccatggctgccAGCGTACCTGGTGTCGCTGAGGCAATCATAGCATAG
- the LOC101786691 gene encoding putative cyclin-dependent kinase F-2, whose translation MEHYERLGKIAEGASGTVYRARDRRTGETVAIKRLRAGGGNGDGDAFAETFLREARCLEACRGHPCLVELRAAHRDGDGGGAFLVMEYAGRSLSEVVREREGRGAGRRTFPEAEARRVMRRLLEGAAAMHARGVLHRDLKPDNVLLDGRGRASRSATSACPAPPPTPAARRSRRAWPRCGTARRS comes from the coding sequence ATGGAGCACTACGAGCGGCTCGGCAAGATCGCCGAGGGCGCGTCGGGGACCGTGTACAGGGCCCGCGACCGCCGCACCGGCGAGACCGTCGCCATCAAGCGCCTCCGCGCGGGGGGCGGCAACGGCGACGGGGACGCCTTCGCCGAGACGTTCCTCCGCGAGGCGCGCTGCCTCGAGGCCTGCCGCGGCCACCCGTGCCTCGTCGAGCTCCGCGCCGCgcaccgcgacggcgacggcggcggcgcgttccTCGTCATGGAGTACGCCGGGCGGAGCCTGTCGGAGGTCGTGCGGGAGCGGGagggccgcggcgccgggcgccggaCGTTCCCCGAGGCCGAGGCGCGCCGCGTGATGCGGCGGCTCctggagggcgcggcggcgatgcaCGCCCGCGGCGTGCTCCACCGGGACCTCAAGCCCGACAACGTCCTCCTCGACGGCCGCGGGAGAGCGTCAAGATCTGCGACTTCGGCctgtcccgcgccgccgccgacgccggcggcgcgccgctcACGCCGGGCGTGGCCACGCTGTGGTACCGCGCGCCGGAGCTGA